A segment of the Corylus avellana chromosome ca2, CavTom2PMs-1.0 genome:
GCTTGGGGCAATGACGCAGCTAGTGAGGTTCTAACCGAGGCGCGTCTATTGCTGGTTGAAAACTATTTCCAACCCCCCTCTTAGGCCTGGGTTAGGCCCAGGCCTTTGAGAATTTCTGGAAGGGCTCCCTTTGGGGAAAAGCCCTACAATAAtagtctaatatttttttacttggtGGGCTTTTCGTAGGCTTGCTTGCTTGCTGCACAGCATTTGGGCTAGTGCCATGAGGTCGCTCCTTGTGGCTTGGGTACTTGCAAGGGCAATGTTCGGCCCCTCGAACGGAAAAAGGGCAACGCATTACAATCTcgataaatttattttattttatattacgAAGTTTGTGAAATCTAATCAAGGTTACAAATTCAACCCAAAATTAGGTTTAATGCAATTATGTTGTACGTTaaacttaacacaaaattaggTGTTATAGCCTTATATCTCTAATTATCAAGCATGAATTACACCGCTACTTGATACAATTTGGGACAATCCGACTACTTGGTACAATTTGGGAcaatccgaaaaaaaaaaaaaagcatatgcGCAACTTAATTGGTATGGTCCTTCCATCCAATGACACGATAATATCATTATTGTTGGAGAGAGTGAGTGGTGTCTCGCACTCTAAAGCAACAGAGAACACCACCCTTTCTGTTTCGATTTGTTAAAAtgaaaaaacgaaaaaagaaattaaaaaaaaaataaaaaattgatctaTTAGTTGGTAGTTCTGAGATTTCAAATTCAAGTAATGCAATGAGAAACTGACAGTGTACAGATACACAAACACAATCCTCACCAATTTTCGGATGCTATTTTTGATTGGCCGAGGTTCCCAGAGAATTTTTGAATTTGGGACATGTTCTCAAACACCTATCCCTCCCATTGCTTCCTTTTGTACAGAAGTTGTAAGAAACAACAATTATAAGAGAAAACTTAAACAAGCAATCTCAGGCTCCGAAGGCCGTAATCAATAGATCGAggaaacatgcatattttgtaaGTGAGAAACAAGTCATCTATATGCTGTACATGTGGCATGTGCTACGATATAACCACAACGTGTCGATCTAAGTGGTCTCACTCAATTCATTGAACTGAAACCCAGATGCCTGTGCCAGCTCTGACAATTCTTGTTCACCACTCAAAACCTGCAAAGAATATATGTTTTGCTGAGAACAAAGTGAAATGTAATAGAAATGTCACTGCCCACAAACACTTCAATTGGTTGATGGAtggcataaataaataaataaatatcaaatcCCTCCGtctctctcatatatatcaTTTGAAGTGATAGCTTAGAGAGCTGAGAACATTGAATTGGGAGCTCCAGTAATTTGGACATTGCCCAAATAAATTCTAGATTGCTAAGCCACCTACTCAGGCAGATGGATTCTATATATGGGCTCTCTCACAATTAATACCCAAATTGCTAGATAAATCAATCCGAGAACATCTGTATCACTTATTCTAGAAACATGACGACTAAAGGGAATCTTCAAAAAATTGGGTATCAACCCCATAACTCTATCGTACATCAACTTTGGCAGAACCCAAGTTGACATCTCCAAAGAACTTACTTGCAGGCAAGAAGCTACTTTTAGAATGATGCGATCTATGGTCAAGGAACACAAAAAGTTTATTgctgcttttttatttattactgATCAGATTCTCTTGTTTGAATCGATTAACAGAAAGAACAAGCTTCCTCACCTGACCATTAATCGCCCACATCGGGAAACCTTCAATTCCAGCATCTGTGCatgcctttatcatttttgttCCTTTCCTATATCCATCAGGGAAGCATTCTACATAGTCCAACAGCTTTGCTGCCTCTCGTCCAAACTTCTATATAAATGACACAAAGCAAATAATAAAAGCAATGCTAACCTATCATAATTAGAATCAAGAGGCATGCTGATAAAAGTATTCCATGAATGCAAGGCACGCTAAACTGATTTGGGGCAGACCAAAATGGATACTGTTTTAGCAAACACTATTCGTTCCTAATGCTTCCTTAAAATAGGCACAAAACACTAATCTGATTATCTCATTAAAAATAAGCTCCATTTGGCTACCTTTACCCAAAGAGTGTTATTTAGGCTCAATGCAGAATACTAATGCATGGAAAGCGAGGTTGATGGACAAGTATCCAGCACCAATTGAGGATACTGATGGCCGTTGGCAGGAGGGGGGAAATGGATTTCACAAAGGACTAAAACATGCATTGATCaagttacaaaataaattttgaagagATCAGAATCAAGCAAGGATTTCAAAGACACCCAATGAATTAAATCTGATCGATCTAAAAGGAATATtcaaccctttttttaatttgttttatttttcttaacagCAGTCAATGTTGCATATGCAGACTTGCATAGCTTCATGTAGCCTCTACCAGAACTTGCAGAGACTACTAGGACTTTTAATACCAACACTGATGATTTACGTTGCTTGTCTTGAAGATTCATTTCAAAATTCTGGATAATCTAGCAGAGAGGCTGAAGAGGAAACCTTCTTATTTGTTAACATTTCACACGAACATCCTATGTTTGCACTTGaacaccccccctcccccccctcaAAAAGCAAAGCTATAAAAGTAAATGTACCTGTTTTTGTTCTACACAATGTGAACACCAGAAAGCCCCATACATTTTAGCTCCCACAGAGCGCAGATGCTTTGCAAGAGAAAGAGCAAAAGAATTTGAAGTTGTTGTGATCTCAGTTGTAAAGTATGGCAGGTCAAGTTCGGCCAGGCTGTTAATGTAAACAGAaataggaaaagagaaaaaaaaaaggcggtAAGTGAttccttatcaaaaaaaaaaaaaaaaaagatgagatGTACGTCAATCCAAAACTTATAATAgtaaaatcaaaaaacaaatgggCGAAAATAAAACTTGCAAACCAAGGCATTCAGCAAGCAAGGTGGTGGCGAGGGTGGGTGACAGTGGGGGGGGCAGCAGTCACCTAcataaaactataaaattatGAGCAAGAAGCCTATTCAtacattattattgttattattatttacttttgtcTCTAAACATCTCTTTCCTttacataaatattttttttttaagtaactgaatttcattaaaaaccaaAGAACACACCCAATTAAGAAACACCTAACCATAGatttacataaataattaaaggtTGAACTATCAAGTCAATGCGTCACTGTGTTCCACAATTCAACTAAGTTAATCCCAACAAATAGGGTCCGGCTATGTGGATCCTTTTCtgtcattttttcttttacagtACCTAGAAAGTATAACGTACCCATACAAGGGTCACATATAAGACCTAGAGGCCAATTCAATAACTTGATTATGCATTGGATATAGCATGGCTGCCACAACCGGATGCTACATCTGTACCAAAGATAAGACCACATATAATCAACATATTAACAAAGCACAATCTAGGTGATGCACGCTCCGTTGGGATTAAGGGGACCAAAAAAACCAGCCATATTGGAAATTGAAGTCCATCTAAAACTGCTACTTTGAATGACAGATTTTCCCTTTGTCTAAAAAAAATAGGCTTCTTGACATCTCATGCGGttacagggaaaaaaaacagGAATAAAAGATGGGTAGATGGCATTGAAGAGGAAATACACAAATTGAGGCTGCCATTTTGCTAACTCTTCCCAAGACATTTCCAAATGAGTACAATATGAATCCAATGCAACTCCAAGAATGATATTTACTACTTGTGTTACATAaagagagggggaaaaaaacCAACAGAACATGCTCATGTAACAAACAAGATGCCCTTAGTAAACTAAAATCACCACCTTGTGGAGACAGGTTGAGAAGTACTGTATGAGCTGTTTAGGGTCACGAATACCAAGCTAGCTATAAATAGCTGTAAACCCACCACTTTTTGTATCTCTTGCAACTCATATTCCTACAAAATTAGCCTCAGAAACATCATATTGTTTTGAATCAACTACAGATATTTTCggcaattaattaatcaaagaagaaaaagaaaaagaaagacacaCCTTTAGAGTAATGAAAAATAAGCTGAACGACAACAAAGCTGACATTAGACAGTATGAGCATGACGCTCCCGAAAATTTTGTTCCTAGAATGTACAAAAAATACGCACTGGCAGCTGCCATGGAAGTAGTGCTTCCAAGTAGAATTAAACGACCATTGGATTCACCCATTCCAAAGGGAagattctttcttgttaacTGTAGACCAAGTGCCGCAACTAACCCATATGCAACCATTCCTAACAATGGAAGAGGAACACCTGGCAAATGCAAAAGGATTGAAACCCTCTGTCAAACACATAACCTGCAATGTAATTCATGTGCAATTTTCCAGTCAAACTAAACATttcctcaaaattaaaaaataaataaaaatgacatcGCTTCGATAGTCGCACTAGTTGAAAACAATCAATCCTTGCTATGCCTTGATACAACATATTGGGCGACCACCTTAACCCAATTATGTCATACCAAATCGAATACTACGACAAATCGAACAATTTAGTCCAAGAGAAGATACCAAAAACGACAGCGTAATCGCTGTTGAGGATGTCGCCGCAATTGCCTCCTCCGGTCGGGCAAAAGGCTTCAGAATTCGTGAGCTTGAGGTACGTCAAGTACGTCGTCTCAACAAAGCCTATGCCTCCAAGCCCCGCACACCACTTGTATGTCAAATTACTCACagacgaagaagaaaaagaagacacGGAAGTCGTCGTTTCAGCTTCCGAATCGGCATCTTCACCACTCGGTCCCGAACTCGAGCACTTCGCCGGAAGCACCAGAAGTCTCCGGCAACCCCAACCGTTCCTGGCGAAGTCAATTCTGCCTTGGGAGTAATAGGAAATGGAACGAGGTGGACATCTTAGAGACAAGAATGAAGGAGATGATAAGCTCACCAAGCTCGCCATTGCTGAAATTggagctcagtttactcttgaACAGACTAAATTGCACACATTTGATTGAGGGATGGTGACAACTTGACTGGATCATCGGGTCGGGTTGACTGCAAGCCCAATATCAAGTGAGCCCGTTGATGGGAAGCTGTAggcccaaagaaaaaaaaaggtgatgtgATAAATCCTGTCGGTTTTCGCGGTTGAAGCTTATCCATGCAAACATTTGTTTGTGTGCCAACATGACACAGTCATCAACATCTTGGCTTCCATCGGAATTTTATCAGGAAGCAGAGTGCTGGCGTGGCAGTTACACCCTTCCCTGATACCCCCATTAAATAATCACCTATAACCACCACACCATCCTTGCCATACACACGCACACTCCCACACGCAAATCTCAGAGACGCAGCAAAAAGATTGAAGGAAAACCCAACCACACTCTGTGAATCAAGAAGAAATGGCGGTGAAGCCGTTTGTTTCCTCTGCTTGCTTCACTGGCTTTTCAGTTCCAACAGTTTTCTACCCTCCTGATCTCAATCAAAGGTGTGTCCTTTATTTGTCCATTCAATTACTGCCCCTTTATCGGTTCATCCTCCTCTCTCTGTTTTCTCTAATTGATACGATTGAAAATCCATTTCTTGTAGTTGTAGGTGTTTACTGTCATCAATGGCGAATCCGCAGCGCTGTAGGATTGGTAGTAAGCGAAAAGTTTCCAACTTGAGGTTCGTTTGAATATATGAATGTGATGGGTCAGTTCAGTTGCGCGATTCccatgttttattttctttgaaaaacaAACAGACCAGTATATTTTAGAACGttcaattcatttttctttgttggtaATAATGGAACTCTTTATGGGATTAATCAAGAATTCCGAATTCTTCCCTGAGAGGGAACTTGGAGGCCACCGGCGTTCCGACGTCCGTTCCCGTCCGTGTTGCGCACGAGCTATTTCAAGCTGGACACCGATATTTGGACGTCAGGTAGTCTACTTTTCTAACATTTCTGTTCAATTCCTTGGGCGGCTTATTATTACTCCTTATTTATATATGCTTCtgatatttatctcaaaatcttattataatagaaagaattaaatttaattatttaattaatattctaacggTCCTCTATGGTCTATATAGGACTCCTGAGGAGTTCAGTGCAGGACATGCCTCTGGGGCTATTAACATCCCTTACATGTACAGAGTTGGATCAGGTTCTTTTTAATCGTTCATTGTCTTTGGCTGCTAATTTCTTTATGGTTAAAATTTcatctaattttgtattttctttctgcTGAAGAGTAATTCTTTCTTCTGTAATCTTGTTTATCTGAACATCTATAGGGATGGTAAAGAACCCCAACTTTCTGGCAGAAGTATCAGCCCATTTTGGGAAATACGATGAAATTATTGTTGTAAGTTTCTGTTCCTAGAATTGTTTTTCATCGCCTGCTGGCCTGaatgttaaaattttatgttgttttattaAATGTTCGGGCTTTACAGGGTTGCCAGCTTGGGAAAAGGTCGCTCATGGCTGCCACTGATCTATTAGCTGCTGTAAGCACATCAAGCTCTTGGTTCTTAAGCGATTATTTCTGGTTGTGGGagtttggaaaacaaaaataatagtaGGGTTGAATATCAGTATCAGCTATAAATCAAGTGGGTTATATCTTACCTAATTGTTAAAGGAAGCTTTGGGCAAAAGGCAACTCTTGTTGCTGTTTATGAGCAAGTAATGGGGATCAAGTTTGAATCCCTAAGAATGCACTATAGAACAAAAGGTGGAAAAGTAATGGTGCTATAGAAGTTCCTCAATTCTGATGCACATATTAGCTTCTCATTTCCTTTTGAACATAAAAGTCGCAATTGATTTTCTTAAGGCTTGAAGGGTTAAGTTAACTCTACCGATTAATGTAGTGAACAGAGCAAGGAAAGCAGTCTTTCATTTTGAAGTTGTTTCTATTACCTTCTTGCAAGATTAATATATGTCAAAGTTTACTGGAAGCAGTTGTTCATTTAGGGCTCTGACCATTTGCggattattttgaaattttccctaGTGATTACCAAGTAGACAAAGTTGTCCTCTAAACTGAGTCGGAGGAAATTCCTCTAAtccagtctattaaattgacatcttttcacatgcatttttaataaaatttggaaaagaaaCTTTATTTGACATTAATTTCCACCTAACGAAAGGTAGGGTGCTTCGGTGCTTCCGCTTCTTTAAGCTCcattgttttttatgtttttttacatCAATATTGTTTTGAAACCCAAAAAGTTAGTCCTACATTGAGAAGAGGAATTACTCGCATTGAGTGGATATAATTTATACGTGAGTTTTAACGGTATTAATGGTGAAGAAATGATGCAATATTTAGTCTTTGAAACATACATCTGAATGCCTTTTGACAGGAAACCGTTTTAGGTTTCCTGTCAAAAGAATGATGCAATACTTTCTCTTTTATAATCCACCCATCTAAATGTCTTTTGTTCAGCAAATACTTTTACCCAAATAATTGAATAAAGCTGAAAGGAACTTCACTCTATTCTGCAGGGTTTTAGTGGCATTACAGACATAGCTGGTGGGTATGCTGCCTGGACACAGAATGGACTTCCAACAGAAATGTGAAGTGCATTTGCTCATAGCATCTTCACCTCCTGATATAATAGAACTCAGGAAGAGCAAAGGTGATATGCAGAAAATAATTTGCCAGTGTTATAGCAAAAGAGATCCTGGTAAAAAGTATACTGAGAATgtatgtaaaaaattaaaaataaataaaagtggaaGGCCATGTATGATCTGTGTTAACACAAAAATAACAGATGATTAAGTTCTGGTCAACTTTGTAAAGAATATGCTGTGTATAAAGATATTATGACTGCTTCTGTGACGAGGGAGGAAAAGTGCCTACTTAAATCCCTACTCTAAATGAATTTATAGagcttttttaatataaaaaaccaACATTGGACTTAGTACTATAACTATATTTATAAACTACTTACTCTGTGTGAGTTACTTATCTtcctaatttgaaaacaagaTGTTAGAATCTCTCCACTCGTAATGTCATGGTCATGCCATGTATAGTacaaaataggaaaaagaaattggaaaaatttgTCGATATAAACAATGCCTTGCATTCCCgggatagaaaaaaaaaattaatgaatagaAGACTACCAATTACATCAAGAAGTAGAAATTCCCTCTCTTACATGACTTTTGGAAGGttaaaatttttctccaaattaagTTGGGAGAGTTTCTAATTATAAGgtcaaatgtcaatttaataaattaacttaatagaattttttcaaacttaaattggaggaaaattttgtctcAACTTCAATATTGATGTAAATATTTACTTCTTAAACTTTTGATGTACACCACCAAAAGTTTCTTCTCTCAAGTAAAATTTTTTACagtaaaaaaattcttctctcCGTATAAAAGTTTTGGGAGGATGAAAAGAGTCATCTCCACATCCGACCCTACCCAGCAAATCGGGTATGGGACAAATATGAGTAGCAGCCCTTATTATTCTATCCAACCGGCTCGTGCTTACATAGGCCCACACTTTTCTtataccaaaataaataataaataaaaagctatttttttattcttttgagaATCTCTTCCCGGTCTGAATCTTTGGCGGCAGAGAAATTCACCCTGCCACGTTCTCGGATATTAGGCAAGAAAA
Coding sequences within it:
- the LOC132170846 gene encoding thiosulfate sulfurtransferase 16, chloroplastic-like isoform X2, with translation MAVKPFVSSACFTGFSVPTVFYPPDLNQRCLLSSMANPQRCRIGSKRKVSNLRIPNSSLRGNLEATGVPTSVPVRVAHELFQAGHRYLDVRTPEEFSAGHASGAINIPYMYRVGSGMVKNPNFLAEVSAHFGKYDEIIVGCQLGKRSLMAATDLLAAGFSGITDIAGGYAAWTQNGLPTEM
- the LOC132170792 gene encoding thiol-disulfide oxidoreductase LTO1 yields the protein MASLVSLSSPSFLSLRCPPRSISYYSQGRIDFARNGWGCRRLLVLPAKCSSSGPSGEDADSEAETTTSVSSFSSSSVSNLTYKWCAGLGGIGFVETTYLTYLKLTNSEAFCPTGGGNCGDILNSDYAVVFGVPLPLLGMVAYGLVAALGLQLTRKNLPFGMGESNGRLILLGSTTSMAAASAYFLYILGTKFSGASCSYCLMSALLSFSLFFITLKEYELQEIQKVVGLQLFIASLVFVTLNSSYSTSQPVSTSLAELDLPYFTTEITTTSNSFALSLAKHLRSVGAKMYGAFWCSHCVEQKQKFGREAAKLLDYVECFPDGYRKGTKMIKACTDAGIEGFPMWAINGQVLSGEQELSELAQASGFQFNELSETT
- the LOC132170846 gene encoding thiosulfate sulfurtransferase 16, chloroplastic-like isoform X1, giving the protein MAVKPFVSSACFTGFSVPTVFYPPDLNQSCRCLLSSMANPQRCRIGSKRKVSNLRIPNSSLRGNLEATGVPTSVPVRVAHELFQAGHRYLDVRTPEEFSAGHASGAINIPYMYRVGSGMVKNPNFLAEVSAHFGKYDEIIVGCQLGKRSLMAATDLLAAGFSGITDIAGGYAAWTQNGLPTEM